The following proteins are encoded in a genomic region of Lates calcarifer isolate ASB-BC8 unplaced genomic scaffold, TLL_Latcal_v3 _unitig_2212_quiver_935, whole genome shotgun sequence:
- the LOC108892344 gene encoding early growth response protein 1 isoform X2, translating into MAATKAELLLSALQISDPLAGFPPPLSPLDGYPKLEELQMLLQNAAAGGSLLAASAAEGAGLLSGEPGEFGDSLSELPDLQSLPPLTPRLPPLAYSGRFTFEPSTAAASGSGLWAEPLLSLFTGLVSMAAPPPTASASSAVTSSVTSSSSMSQPNLSSVQISCGSADVASVFSTAPTYTSSSASGPDLLLPPTDVQPAPQAFQPQGPPPAYPSSASRLGLQAVPMLPDYLLPQQQDGELGLNQDQKPVVLPQTLNPPPQPPLTPLSTIKAFSSQIQTQPQSSTYQAQLAKTGRIRKSPAGRQCKTPPHERPYACPADGCDRRFSRSDELTRHVRVHTGQKPFQCRICMRSFSRSDHLTTHIRTHTGEKPFACAECGRKFARSDERKRHAKIHQRQRDRKADRSSASSSAPKPPVYTSPPTSSPCSSYSSPAHSSSSPAASLFAPSSSLSMQAASPCFTSSSSSSSLSHIYTSSPSPHLYSSTCSSPMGSPQSELPSPHSSNIC; encoded by the exons ATGGCAGCGACCAAGGCGGAGCTGCTCCTGTCCGCCCTGCAGATCTCTGACCCGCTGGCCGGCTTCCCGCCGCCTCTCTCTCCGCTGGACGGTTACCCgaagctggaggagctgcagatgctgctgcagaACGCCGCGGCCGGAGGCTCGCTGCTGGCCGCGTCCGCAGCGGAGGGAGCCGGGCTGCTGAGTGGAGAGCCCGGGGAGTTCGGAG atTCTCTGTCGGAGCTCCCGGACCTACAGAGTCtcccccccctcaccccccgcCTCCCCCCTCTGGCCTACAGCGGCCGCTTTACCTTCGAGCCCTCGACGGCGGCGGCATCTGGTAGCGGCCTGTGGGCGGAGCCTCTGCTCAGCCTGTTCACGGGGTTGGTCAGCATGGCAGCTCCTCCCCCCACAGCTTCCGCCTCATcagcagtgacatcatcagtgacatcatCGTCGTCGATGTCTCAGCCGAACCTCAGCTCCGTCCAGATCAGCTGTGGCTCTGCTGACGTGGCCTCCGTCTTCTCCACCGCGCCCAcctacacctcctcctccgccagCGGCCCcgacctcctcctcccccccaccGACGTCCAGCCAGCCCCCCAGGCCTTCCAACCGCAGGGCCCGCCTCCCGCCTACCCCAGCTCCGCCTCCAGGCTGGGCCTCCAGGCGGTGCCGATGCTGCCGGACTACCTCCTGCCGCAGCAGCAGGACGGCGAGCTGGGTCTGAACCAGGACCAGAAGCCTGTGGTGCTGCCACAGACCCTGAACCCGCCCCCGCAGCCTCCGCTCACGCCGCTCTCCACCATCAAAGCCTTCTCCTCGCAGATCCAGACACAGCCTCAGAGCTCCACCTACCAGGCCCAGCTCGCCAAGACCGGCCGGATCAGGAAGTCCCCCGCAGGCCGGCAGTGCAAGACGCCGCCCCACGAGCGGCCGTACGCCTGCCCGGCCGACGGCTGCGACCGCCGATTCTCCCGGTCCGACGAGCTGACGCGGCATGTGCGCGTGCACACGGGCCAGAAGCCGTTCCAGTGCCGCATCTGCATGCGCAGCTTCAGCCGCAGCGACCACCTGACCACGCACATCCGCACGCACACCGGAGAGAAGCCGTTCGCCTGCGCAGAGTGCGGACGCAAGTTCGCCCGCAGCGACGAGCGCAAGAGGCACGCCAAGATCCACCAGAGGCAGCGGGACCGCAAGGCCGACAGGagctccgcctcctcctccgctccCAAACCCCCCGTCTACAcctcccctcccacctcctccccctgctcctcctactcctccccTGCTCACAGCTCCTCCTCACCCGCTGCCTCGCTCTtcgccccctcctcctccctcagcatGCAGGCCGCCTCCCcctgcttcacctcctcctcctcctcctcctcgctgtcGCACATCTACACCTCCTCCCCGTCCCCCCACCTCtactcctccacctgctcctctccGATGGGAAGTCCTCAGTCGGAGCTGCCCTCCCCCCACAGCTCCAACATCTGCTGA
- the LOC108892344 gene encoding early growth response protein 1 isoform X1: protein MAATKAELLLSALQISDPLAGFPPPLSPLDGYPKLEELQMLLQNAAAGGSLLAASAAEGAGLLSGEPGEFGGEETGGGDSLSELPDLQSLPPLTPRLPPLAYSGRFTFEPSTAAASGSGLWAEPLLSLFTGLVSMAAPPPTASASSAVTSSVTSSSSMSQPNLSSVQISCGSADVASVFSTAPTYTSSSASGPDLLLPPTDVQPAPQAFQPQGPPPAYPSSASRLGLQAVPMLPDYLLPQQQDGELGLNQDQKPVVLPQTLNPPPQPPLTPLSTIKAFSSQIQTQPQSSTYQAQLAKTGRIRKSPAGRQCKTPPHERPYACPADGCDRRFSRSDELTRHVRVHTGQKPFQCRICMRSFSRSDHLTTHIRTHTGEKPFACAECGRKFARSDERKRHAKIHQRQRDRKADRSSASSSAPKPPVYTSPPTSSPCSSYSSPAHSSSSPAASLFAPSSSLSMQAASPCFTSSSSSSSLSHIYTSSPSPHLYSSTCSSPMGSPQSELPSPHSSNIC, encoded by the exons ATGGCAGCGACCAAGGCGGAGCTGCTCCTGTCCGCCCTGCAGATCTCTGACCCGCTGGCCGGCTTCCCGCCGCCTCTCTCTCCGCTGGACGGTTACCCgaagctggaggagctgcagatgctgctgcagaACGCCGCGGCCGGAGGCTCGCTGCTGGCCGCGTCCGCAGCGGAGGGAGCCGGGCTGCTGAGTGGAGAGCCCGGGGAGTTCGGAGGTGAGGAGAcgggaggtggag atTCTCTGTCGGAGCTCCCGGACCTACAGAGTCtcccccccctcaccccccgcCTCCCCCCTCTGGCCTACAGCGGCCGCTTTACCTTCGAGCCCTCGACGGCGGCGGCATCTGGTAGCGGCCTGTGGGCGGAGCCTCTGCTCAGCCTGTTCACGGGGTTGGTCAGCATGGCAGCTCCTCCCCCCACAGCTTCCGCCTCATcagcagtgacatcatcagtgacatcatCGTCGTCGATGTCTCAGCCGAACCTCAGCTCCGTCCAGATCAGCTGTGGCTCTGCTGACGTGGCCTCCGTCTTCTCCACCGCGCCCAcctacacctcctcctccgccagCGGCCCcgacctcctcctcccccccaccGACGTCCAGCCAGCCCCCCAGGCCTTCCAACCGCAGGGCCCGCCTCCCGCCTACCCCAGCTCCGCCTCCAGGCTGGGCCTCCAGGCGGTGCCGATGCTGCCGGACTACCTCCTGCCGCAGCAGCAGGACGGCGAGCTGGGTCTGAACCAGGACCAGAAGCCTGTGGTGCTGCCACAGACCCTGAACCCGCCCCCGCAGCCTCCGCTCACGCCGCTCTCCACCATCAAAGCCTTCTCCTCGCAGATCCAGACACAGCCTCAGAGCTCCACCTACCAGGCCCAGCTCGCCAAGACCGGCCGGATCAGGAAGTCCCCCGCAGGCCGGCAGTGCAAGACGCCGCCCCACGAGCGGCCGTACGCCTGCCCGGCCGACGGCTGCGACCGCCGATTCTCCCGGTCCGACGAGCTGACGCGGCATGTGCGCGTGCACACGGGCCAGAAGCCGTTCCAGTGCCGCATCTGCATGCGCAGCTTCAGCCGCAGCGACCACCTGACCACGCACATCCGCACGCACACCGGAGAGAAGCCGTTCGCCTGCGCAGAGTGCGGACGCAAGTTCGCCCGCAGCGACGAGCGCAAGAGGCACGCCAAGATCCACCAGAGGCAGCGGGACCGCAAGGCCGACAGGagctccgcctcctcctccgctccCAAACCCCCCGTCTACAcctcccctcccacctcctccccctgctcctcctactcctccccTGCTCACAGCTCCTCCTCACCCGCTGCCTCGCTCTtcgccccctcctcctccctcagcatGCAGGCCGCCTCCCcctgcttcacctcctcctcctcctcctcctcgctgtcGCACATCTACACCTCCTCCCCGTCCCCCCACCTCtactcctccacctgctcctctccGATGGGAAGTCCTCAGTCGGAGCTGCCCTCCCCCCACAGCTCCAACATCTGCTGA